The following proteins are encoded in a genomic region of Gemmatimonadota bacterium:
- a CDS encoding alanine racemase → MFDYRVKNAGEIPTPALLVYKAAVAHNIRAIGDMMGGYARLRPHIKTHKMSQIARLEMDEGIDKFKCATPKEAAMLAAIGATDVLISYHIVGANIGRVVDLKRLYPDTDLKVIADDGDAIQALSNACSSADVRLGVMVDVNTGMDRTGALPGAPSLALAQQIAQSSGLCFAGLHVYDGHVGDFDGDMRQKTAFESIERAVETRCLIERSGIEVEKLVASGSPGFEHTQRVDGVDEVSPGTWIFWDIGYSDKLQSPFEWAALVLSSVISTTRADLVTLDAGSKSVAPDTPVPHFRALGLPDDIAFVRRNEEHQLLQLPEGTPRPRVGDQFYLVPRHVCTTVNLWDEVCVIDENGMFVETWAVDARGH, encoded by the coding sequence CGCTGCTGGTTTACAAGGCGGCGGTGGCGCATAATATTCGCGCGATTGGGGATATGATGGGCGGGTATGCGCGTTTGCGTCCGCATATTAAGACGCATAAGATGTCGCAGATTGCGCGTTTGGAGATGGATGAGGGGATTGATAAGTTTAAGTGTGCAACGCCCAAAGAGGCGGCGATGCTCGCTGCGATTGGTGCGACCGATGTGTTGATTTCTTATCATATCGTGGGGGCAAATATTGGGCGCGTGGTGGATTTGAAGCGGCTTTATCCCGATACCGACTTGAAAGTGATTGCGGATGATGGGGACGCGATTCAGGCGTTGTCCAATGCTTGCTCGTCGGCGGATGTGCGTCTGGGCGTTATGGTGGATGTCAATACGGGGATGGATCGCACGGGGGCATTGCCCGGCGCGCCTTCGCTGGCTCTGGCACAGCAGATTGCACAGTCGTCGGGGTTGTGTTTTGCGGGTTTGCACGTGTATGATGGGCATGTGGGTGATTTCGATGGGGATATGCGTCAAAAGACGGCGTTTGAGTCGATTGAGCGGGCTGTTGAGACCCGGTGTCTGATAGAACGGTCTGGGATTGAGGTGGAGAAATTGGTGGCTTCGGGGTCGCCGGGTTTTGAGCATACGCAACGGGTGGATGGGGTAGATGAGGTCTCGCCGGGTACGTGGATTTTTTGGGATATTGGATATAGTGATAAGTTGCAGAGCCCCTTTGAATGGGCAGCACTGGTTTTGTCCAGTGTGATCAGTACGACCCGCGCAGATCTCGTTACACTGGACGCGGGCAGCAAGTCGGTTGCGCCCGATACGCCTGTGCCCCATTTTCGAGCGTTGGGGTTGCCAGATGATATTGCGTTTGTGCGGCGCAATGAGGAACACCAGTTGTTGCAGTTGCCGGAGGGCACGCCGCGACCGCGTGTGGGCGATCAATTTTATCTGGTGCCGCGCCATGTGTGTACGACCGTGAATTTGTGGGACGAGGTGTGCGTGATTGATGAAAACGGGATGTTTGTGGAGACATGGGCCGTGGATGCGAGAGGGCATTGA
- the serA gene encoding phosphoglycerate dehydrogenase encodes MEKVLIADSLADGWQNVFVSSDIEVDVNTGLSEDALCEVIGDYAGLIVRSATRVTQRVIEAGVDLRAIGRAGAGVDNIDVDAATERGIVVMNAPGGNTISAAEYAMAMMMALSRNIPQATASLKAGEWERGKYTGVELYGKTLGIIGVGRVGQQVARRAHAFGMTLLGADPFLSDDLARQLHIQQASYDEIFARSDYITLHAAFTDQTHHLISESALARCKDGVRIINCARGELVDEEALDRAINAGKVAGAALDVFGEEPPSADHPLITRPEVVSTPHLGASTFEAQENVARQVAVDMCDALQGKPVQSGINLPPIDPEYLDAISPYLSLAEKVGSLHAQLMGGHLHRVINRYQGVIQEYATAPLTAAVLKGLFEYQAEEPVTLVNAPLWAKARSIRVEESKSSHADYSNLITIEVETSEETTSISATVFGRRDLRLVRIDDIEVKAKLEGDMIVLGNRDVPGVVGHMGNLFAVNGINIADMALGRRSQGGEAIMVFNIDTPVQDEVLVDIVSQEFVNWVKQVKL; translated from the coding sequence ATGGAAAAGGTTCTGATTGCCGATTCACTGGCCGATGGCTGGCAGAATGTTTTTGTTTCTTCAGATATAGAAGTCGATGTGAATACGGGGCTGTCTGAAGATGCATTGTGTGAGGTTATCGGCGATTATGCCGGGTTGATTGTGCGCAGTGCAACGCGGGTTACGCAACGGGTTATTGAGGCGGGTGTGGATCTTCGCGCGATTGGTCGGGCAGGTGCTGGTGTGGATAATATCGATGTGGATGCCGCGACTGAGCGGGGGATTGTGGTGATGAATGCGCCGGGCGGAAATACGATTTCTGCGGCTGAGTACGCGATGGCGATGATGATGGCGCTGTCGCGCAATATCCCCCAGGCGACGGCTTCGCTTAAGGCTGGCGAATGGGAGCGCGGCAAATATACGGGTGTTGAATTATACGGCAAGACTCTGGGTATTATTGGCGTGGGGCGCGTTGGTCAGCAGGTGGCGCGACGCGCACATGCGTTTGGTATGACGTTGTTGGGTGCCGATCCCTTTTTGTCGGATGATCTGGCGCGGCAGTTGCATATACAGCAGGCGTCTTACGATGAGATTTTTGCCAGGTCGGATTATATTACGTTGCACGCGGCGTTTACGGATCAGACCCATCATCTCATTTCTGAATCGGCGCTTGCAAGGTGCAAAGATGGGGTGCGTATTATTAACTGCGCCCGGGGCGAGCTTGTGGATGAGGAGGCTCTTGATAGGGCGATTAATGCGGGTAAGGTTGCAGGGGCTGCACTGGATGTGTTTGGGGAAGAGCCGCCTTCGGCTGATCATCCGCTGATTACAAGGCCAGAGGTGGTTTCTACGCCGCATCTGGGGGCTTCGACGTTTGAGGCGCAGGAAAATGTGGCGCGGCAGGTTGCCGTGGATATGTGCGATGCCCTGCAGGGTAAGCCCGTTCAAAGTGGTATTAATTTGCCGCCGATTGATCCGGAATATCTCGATGCGATCAGTCCTTATTTGTCGCTGGCAGAAAAGGTGGGGTCGCTGCACGCGCAACTTATGGGCGGGCATTTGCACAGGGTGATTAATCGCTATCAGGGTGTGATTCAGGAATACGCTACGGCGCCGCTTACGGCTGCGGTTTTGAAAGGTCTTTTTGAATATCAGGCCGAGGAGCCGGTGACGCTGGTCAATGCGCCTTTGTGGGCTAAGGCGCGCAGTATTCGGGTTGAAGAGTCCAAGAGCAGTCACGCGGATTATAGCAATTTGATTACGATAGAGGTCGAGACTTCGGAAGAGACAACATCGATTTCAGCGACGGTTTTTGGGCGGCGAGATTTGCGTTTGGTTCGCATAGATGATATTGAGGTGAAGGCCAAGCTCGAGGGGGATATGATTGTTCTGGGCAATCGGGATGTGCCCGGTGTGGTGGGGCATATGGGCAATTTGTTTGCGGTAAATGGGATCAATATTGCCGATATGGCGCTGGGGCGCAGGAGCCAGGGGGGCGAGGCGATTATGGTTTTTAATATCGATACGCCAGTGCAGGATGAGGTGCTGGTCGATATTGTGTCTCAGGAGTTTGTGAACTGGGTTAAACAGGTGAAGCTATAA
- a CDS encoding adenylosuccinate synthase, whose product MSVSAIVGANWGDEGKGKMTDVLARDSDFVIRFQGGNNAGHTIINEYGKFALHLLPSGVFYPHTTNILGTGIALNIPAFIEEVDDLIARGVPKPNLCISERAQVLLPYHLLMDVYEEERLGDRKYGSTKSGIAPFYSDKYLKVGVQVADLYDEGRLRDRVARALEVKNVLFEHLYHKPLMSLEEVVPDLMAAGEQIAPYVCDTSLLLHNALKENKKILVEGQLGALRDPDHGIYPYPTSSSTLAGFASIGAGIPPHSITQVVAVAKAYSSCVGAGPFISEIFGEEADELRERGGDAGEYGATTGRPRRMGWFDAVATRYGCRMQGATAVALSLLDVLGYLDEIPVCTAYEIDGEKTDIFPVPSLLDRATPVLEKLPGWRTDISSVRQFSDLPTNAQRYVKYIEEWLEVPVKWISVGPRREDIIEM is encoded by the coding sequence ATGTCTGTTTCAGCGATTGTAGGCGCAAATTGGGGTGATGAAGGCAAGGGCAAGATGACGGATGTTCTGGCGCGGGATTCCGATTTTGTCATTCGCTTTCAGGGTGGCAATAATGCCGGGCATACGATTATTAATGAGTATGGGAAATTTGCCCTTCACCTTTTGCCTTCGGGCGTGTTTTATCCGCATACGACGAATATTCTCGGTACGGGGATTGCGTTGAATATTCCGGCTTTTATAGAGGAGGTAGATGATCTGATTGCCCGCGGCGTGCCGAAGCCAAATCTGTGTATATCCGAGCGGGCGCAGGTGTTGCTTCCCTATCATCTTCTTATGGATGTGTACGAGGAGGAGCGGTTGGGGGACCGAAAATACGGTTCGACCAAGTCGGGTATTGCGCCGTTTTATTCGGATAAGTATTTGAAGGTGGGGGTTCAGGTTGCCGATTTGTACGATGAGGGTCGCTTGCGGGATCGGGTCGCGCGCGCGCTGGAGGTGAAGAATGTGCTTTTCGAGCATTTGTATCACAAGCCGCTGATGTCTCTGGAGGAGGTTGTGCCGGATTTGATGGCGGCCGGAGAGCAGATTGCGCCTTATGTTTGCGATACGTCGTTGCTGCTCCACAATGCGTTGAAGGAGAATAAGAAGATTCTCGTGGAGGGGCAGTTGGGTGCTTTGCGCGATCCGGATCACGGTATTTATCCCTATCCGACGTCTTCTTCTACTCTGGCGGGGTTTGCGTCGATTGGGGCGGGTATTCCACCTCATTCGATTACGCAGGTTGTCGCTGTTGCGAAGGCGTATTCTTCTTGCGTGGGGGCAGGTCCTTTTATTTCTGAGATTTTTGGCGAGGAGGCGGATGAGCTTCGCGAGCGGGGTGGCGATGCAGGGGAGTACGGTGCGACGACAGGACGGCCCCGCAGGATGGGCTGGTTCGATGCTGTTGCTACGCGCTATGGGTGTCGCATGCAAGGGGCGACTGCGGTTGCGTTGTCGCTGCTCGATGTGCTGGGTTATCTGGATGAGATTCCGGTTTGTACAGCTTATGAGATCGATGGGGAGAAGACAGATATTTTTCCGGTTCCATCGCTGCTCGACCGGGCGACGCCTGTGCTGGAAAAATTGCCGGGATGGAGAACAGATATTTCTTCGGTGCGCCAGTTCTCGGATCTGCCGACGAATGCACAGCGTTATGTGAAGTATATCGAAGAATGGCTTGAGGTTCCGGTGAAGTGGATTTCCGTGGGGCCGAGGCGGGAAGATATTATTGAGATGTGA
- a CDS encoding GNAT family protein, with amino-acid sequence MSLLPVGDIVPSVSEVRIPRRMDYEGEYIALSPLDPERDAPGLFACSHGAEFVEQLWTYMAYGPFVDVSDMQAWLEGIADSEDPLFLSVRDRVSDRPVGMVSFLNIAPDARRLELGNIWYGPEAQNTCANTEAAYLMLCEAFDCMAYRRVEWKCDALNERSRSAALRLGFTYEGLFRQHMIVKDRNRDTTWFSMLDTEWSRVKENMEQWLYHNPDKSWSLREKNQGLD; translated from the coding sequence ATGTCGCTTCTTCCCGTTGGCGATATTGTTCCGTCTGTGTCCGAAGTGCGTATTCCGCGGCGAATGGATTATGAAGGTGAGTATATTGCGCTGTCACCTCTCGATCCCGAAAGGGATGCGCCCGGGTTATTTGCATGTTCGCACGGGGCGGAATTTGTGGAGCAGTTGTGGACGTATATGGCGTATGGGCCTTTTGTAGATGTGTCGGACATGCAGGCGTGGCTTGAGGGGATTGCAGATTCAGAGGATCCGCTCTTTTTGAGTGTTCGGGATAGAGTATCTGATCGGCCTGTTGGTATGGTGAGTTTTTTGAATATTGCGCCTGATGCGCGTCGGCTGGAGCTTGGGAATATCTGGTATGGTCCGGAGGCACAAAATACGTGTGCGAATACCGAGGCCGCGTATCTCATGCTTTGCGAGGCGTTTGATTGTATGGCTTATCGTCGCGTGGAGTGGAAGTGCGATGCGCTCAATGAACGCTCACGGTCTGCCGCGCTCCGCCTGGGGTTCACTTATGAAGGGCTTTTTCGCCAGCATATGATTGTGAAAGACCGCAATCGGGATACGACGTGGTTTTCCATGCTGGATACGGAATGGTCCCGGGTTAAGGAAAATATGGAGCAATGGTTGTATCACAATCCGGATAAGTCCTGGTCGCTGAGGGAGAAGAATCAAGGGTTGGATTGA
- a CDS encoding BrnA antitoxin family protein encodes MPRKKQIPKFKNEDEERAFWDTHDSTEYIDWTKGKRVTLSNLKPSTRTISIRLPETMLEQLKLLANKRDVPYQSLLKVFLAERISQELPS; translated from the coding sequence ATGCCCAGGAAGAAACAGATCCCGAAGTTCAAGAATGAAGATGAGGAGCGCGCATTCTGGGATACTCATGATTCTACTGAGTATATAGATTGGACAAAGGGCAAGCGCGTCACATTGTCCAATTTGAAACCATCAACCAGAACCATCTCTATTCGTTTACCAGAAACAATGCTGGAACAATTGAAGCTCCTTGCCAATAAACGCGATGTGCCCTATCAATCATTGCTCAAGGTCTTTCTTGCGGAACGCATCTCACAAGAGTTGCCCTCGTAG
- a CDS encoding BrnT family toxin, whose product METNLLELLKCKEFQWDSGNSHKNWIKHRVSSAECEQIFFNQPLITGDTASSSPTEARYYALGQTDTGRQLFVVFTIRTDLIRVISARPMSRRERKVYSDAQEETDPEVQE is encoded by the coding sequence ATGGAGACAAATTTGCTTGAATTATTAAAATGTAAGGAATTTCAGTGGGATTCGGGCAATTCCCACAAGAATTGGATTAAACATCGCGTATCGTCTGCAGAATGTGAGCAAATTTTCTTCAATCAACCTTTGATCACTGGAGATACGGCCAGCAGCAGTCCGACAGAAGCCCGTTATTACGCGCTTGGACAAACAGATACAGGAAGACAATTATTTGTTGTTTTCACAATTCGAACGGATTTAATCCGCGTGATTTCTGCACGCCCTATGAGTCGGCGAGAGAGGAAGGTTTATAGCGATGCCCAGGAAGAAACAGATCCCGAAGTTCAAGAATGA
- a CDS encoding sugar phosphate isomerase/epimerase encodes MPQGDDADLFAESLGVLADQAQDAGVKLAVEHFPGTFLPTVPFTLTYLEEIGHPNLYLLFDIGHAQMANEDPADMIALAGDRLGYVHLDDNDGEEDLHLGLCDGVLTREVLRSTFAALLSVNYTGNMSLELKPDIPDPLDALKRSRGIVRSVKDEG; translated from the coding sequence GTGCCCCAGGGCGATGATGCCGACCTGTTTGCCGAGTCTTTGGGTGTGCTGGCTGATCAGGCGCAAGATGCAGGTGTCAAGCTCGCTGTTGAACATTTTCCGGGTACGTTTTTGCCGACGGTGCCTTTCACGCTCACTTATCTCGAGGAGATCGGTCATCCCAATCTGTATCTGCTTTTTGATATTGGACACGCACAGATGGCGAATGAAGATCCCGCGGATATGATCGCGCTGGCGGGAGACCGTCTGGGTTATGTTCATCTCGATGATAATGATGGGGAGGAGGATCTGCACCTGGGGCTGTGCGATGGGGTGCTGACGCGAGAGGTGCTGCGATCTACATTTGCCGCGCTTCTTTCGGTCAATTATACCGGGAATATGAGTCTCGAACTCAAGCCGGATATTCCAGATCCTCTCGATGCGCTGAAGAGGAGTCGGGGGATTGTTAGAAGTGTGAAGGATGAAGGATGA
- a CDS encoding YhdH/YhfP family quinone oxidoreductase, giving the protein MTSFRALVVREAENQFLRSVENRQIDDLPEGEVLIRVRYSSLNYKDALSATGHRGVTQAYPHTPGIDAAGEIVESAVADYKPGDSVLVTGYDLGMNTAGGFGQYIRVPAHWLVRLPEGLTTKESMGYGTAGFTAALSVHHIIETGVTPDQGDIVVTGATGGVGSLAVAILAKNGFRVVAATGKASETDFLKELGAYEVIDRRTLDDDTGRPILSGRWAAAIDTVGGNILSTLIKTTQYHGVITCCGLVSSPELHTTVYPFILRGVKLIGIDSVLYPTDLRLKIWQHIATDWKINTLNNIITECGLEELNAQIDRILSGQMRGRIVVKL; this is encoded by the coding sequence ATGACATCATTTCGAGCGCTGGTCGTACGCGAAGCAGAGAATCAGTTTTTAAGATCAGTGGAAAATCGACAGATAGATGACCTACCCGAAGGCGAAGTACTGATACGGGTGCGCTACTCCTCGCTAAATTACAAAGATGCCCTATCTGCAACCGGGCACCGCGGCGTAACGCAGGCGTATCCGCACACACCGGGAATAGATGCAGCAGGAGAAATCGTCGAAAGCGCTGTCGCCGACTACAAACCTGGCGACAGCGTACTGGTCACGGGCTACGACCTGGGAATGAATACCGCGGGTGGATTCGGACAATACATCAGAGTACCCGCCCATTGGCTGGTCAGACTCCCCGAAGGATTGACCACAAAAGAAAGCATGGGATATGGAACAGCGGGATTTACAGCAGCACTATCAGTCCATCACATCATCGAAACAGGCGTGACGCCCGACCAGGGCGACATCGTAGTAACCGGCGCAACCGGCGGCGTGGGCAGTCTCGCAGTAGCGATATTGGCCAAAAACGGCTTTCGAGTCGTAGCAGCCACGGGAAAAGCATCAGAAACGGACTTCCTGAAAGAACTCGGCGCTTATGAAGTCATAGACCGGCGCACATTGGACGACGACACGGGGCGGCCCATCCTATCGGGTCGCTGGGCAGCGGCAATAGATACCGTTGGCGGAAACATCCTGTCAACACTCATCAAAACAACGCAATATCACGGCGTAATAACCTGTTGTGGCCTGGTATCCTCCCCCGAACTGCACACCACAGTATATCCATTTATCCTCCGCGGCGTAAAACTAATCGGCATCGACTCTGTCTTATACCCCACGGACCTCAGACTAAAAATCTGGCAACATATCGCTACCGACTGGAAAATCAACACCCTGAACAACATAATCACAGAATGTGGATTGGAAGAACTAAATGCCCAAATAGATCGCATCTTATCCGGACAAATGCGCGGACGGATTGTAGTCAAATTGTAA
- a CDS encoding UbiD family decarboxylase codes for MRYKSLKQCVDDLDRNGHLIRIEQEVDPYLEMAEIHRRVFQANGPAIFYANVKDSPFPAVSNLFGTLDRSRFLFRSTLRWVQRLVEVKADPVAFLRAPWRAMGIARIAFNTLPRRVRFGAVLKHSTSIDQLPQIQCWPDDGGPFVLLPQVYTEDPDHPGVMNANLGMYRIQLSGNEYIRNKEVGLHYQIRRDIGIHHANALRRGEPLRVSIFIGGPPAHTFSAVMPLPEGLSELIFAGGLAGRRFRYARRNACVISTEADFVITGTVHPGETKPEGPFGDHLGYYSLAHDFPVLHVEDVWHRRDAIYPFTVVGRPPQEDTAFGALIHEITGPMVPVEIPGLKSINAVDAAGVHPLLIAIGSERYVPYRERQPQEILTLANALLGFGACSLAKYLFICAGEDNPHLNTHDIGAYFIHVLERVDWRRDLHFQTRTTIDTLDYSGTGFNEGSKVVIAAAGAKRRDLWREVPGDLRLPDGFKNPAIALPGIVAVEGPGFTDADQGVRDVARLAETMASQSLDGLPLVLIVDDSAFCSRTLNNFLWVAFTRSNPSHDVYGVDSFIDYKHWGCNGSLIIDARHKPHHAPPLVEDSRITKKVEALGASGGPLYGVI; via the coding sequence ATGCGATACAAGTCCCTCAAACAGTGCGTTGACGATCTCGATCGCAACGGCCATCTCATCCGCATTGAACAGGAGGTGGATCCCTATCTGGAGATGGCGGAGATCCATCGCCGCGTTTTTCAGGCGAATGGTCCAGCGATTTTCTATGCGAATGTGAAAGATAGTCCGTTTCCGGCGGTTTCCAATCTTTTTGGTACGCTTGATCGCTCGCGTTTTCTCTTTCGGTCAACTCTGAGATGGGTCCAACGCCTTGTCGAGGTTAAGGCCGATCCGGTTGCGTTTCTTCGCGCGCCCTGGCGCGCAATGGGGATTGCGCGGATTGCATTTAATACGTTGCCGAGAAGGGTGCGTTTTGGTGCGGTGCTCAAGCACAGTACAAGTATTGATCAGCTTCCTCAGATTCAATGCTGGCCCGACGATGGCGGCCCGTTTGTGCTTTTGCCCCAGGTTTATACTGAGGATCCCGACCATCCAGGTGTTATGAATGCCAATTTGGGTATGTATCGCATCCAGCTTTCGGGCAATGAGTACATACGGAACAAAGAAGTTGGTCTGCACTACCAGATCCGCCGCGATATTGGAATTCACCATGCCAATGCGCTCAGACGGGGAGAGCCTTTGCGCGTGAGTATTTTTATCGGGGGACCACCCGCGCATACGTTTTCCGCTGTTATGCCTTTGCCCGAGGGTTTGTCTGAGCTCATTTTTGCCGGGGGTCTGGCCGGGCGTCGGTTCCGCTATGCGCGCAGGAATGCCTGTGTTATTTCTACTGAGGCTGATTTTGTTATCACGGGTACCGTGCATCCGGGCGAGACCAAACCCGAGGGGCCGTTTGGCGATCATCTGGGGTATTATAGCCTGGCGCACGATTTTCCCGTTCTCCATGTGGAAGATGTTTGGCACCGGAGAGATGCTATTTATCCCTTTACTGTTGTGGGGCGCCCCCCGCAGGAAGATACGGCATTTGGTGCACTTATCCACGAGATTACCGGTCCGATGGTCCCCGTCGAGATTCCCGGTCTCAAGTCTATTAATGCTGTGGATGCGGCAGGTGTCCATCCTTTGCTTATTGCCATTGGTTCGGAACGCTATGTGCCTTACCGAGAGCGACAACCACAGGAGATTCTCACGCTGGCCAATGCATTGCTCGGTTTTGGTGCGTGTTCTCTGGCAAAGTATCTTTTTATTTGTGCGGGGGAAGATAATCCCCATCTGAATACGCACGATATCGGTGCTTATTTTATCCACGTTCTCGAGCGGGTGGATTGGCGGCGCGATCTTCACTTTCAAACGCGTACGACGATTGATACGCTGGATTATTCGGGTACGGGGTTTAATGAGGGTTCCAAAGTCGTGATCGCCGCAGCAGGTGCGAAGAGACGCGATCTATGGCGAGAGGTTCCGGGTGATCTCAGATTACCCGATGGATTTAAGAATCCCGCGATTGCACTGCCCGGTATTGTAGCTGTTGAAGGTCCTGGCTTCACAGATGCGGATCAGGGGGTTAGGGATGTCGCCCGTCTCGCTGAGACGATGGCGTCTCAATCTCTCGATGGTTTGCCGCTTGTACTTATTGTCGATGATAGCGCATTTTGTTCGCGCACGCTCAACAATTTTCTCTGGGTCGCGTTTACACGGTCCAATCCTTCGCATGATGTTTACGGTGTTGATAGTTTTATTGACTATAAACACTGGGGCTGCAATGGGTCGCTGATTATTGATGCGCGCCACAAGCCCCACCACGCACCTCCGCTTGTTGAAGATTCCAGGATTACAAAAAAGGTAGAGGCTCTCGGGGCGTCGGGTGGGCCGTTGTATGGGGTTATATGA
- a CDS encoding leucine-rich repeat domain-containing protein, protein MIYRYLLIILGVCLAIYGACDAGAHKKGEGITIPDTYLRAVIEDSLNKARGEVITAAEMATLTRLEAPNSRVRDLTGIEYATELTVLNLGYVLTNGGRVNSNGISDLSPLSGLTKLTELNLFRNTIADLSPLSNLTELRVLDISGNSYISDLSPLSGLTGMRTLHLYTNDVSDLSPLSGLTELRWLDLSSNLIWDLSPLASLTELGGLAVNNNAVSDLSPLSGLPRLKRVHGRDCDVSDLSPLVENAGMRGENSLIDLRDNPLSDVSINKHIPVLRERGVRVRVDN, encoded by the coding sequence ATGATCTACCGATATCTCTTGATCATCCTCGGTGTCTGTCTCGCCATTTATGGCGCGTGCGATGCAGGTGCTCATAAGAAGGGTGAGGGTATAACGATTCCGGATACCTACCTGCGTGCGGTGATTGAGGATTCTTTGAATAAGGCGAGGGGAGAGGTGATTACTGCGGCTGAGATGGCGACGTTGACGCGTCTTGAAGCACCGAATTCAAGGGTTCGCGATTTGACGGGGATTGAGTACGCGACCGAGCTGACGGTGCTGAATCTCGGCTATGTATTGACGAATGGCGGTCGCGTCAATAGCAATGGTATTTCGGATCTTTCTCCGTTGTCGGGTTTGACTAAGCTGACAGAGTTGAATCTTTTTCGCAATACAATAGCTGATCTTTCTCCGCTGTCGAATTTGACAGAGCTGAGAGTACTGGATATTAGTGGGAATTCCTATATTTCGGATCTTTCTCCTCTGTCGGGTTTGACGGGGATGAGAACGCTGCATCTCTATACCAATGATGTTTCGGATCTTTCTCCTCTGTCGGGTTTGACCGAGTTGAGGTGGCTGGATTTGAGTAGTAATCTGATCTGGGATCTTTCGCCGCTGGCGAGTTTGACCGAGTTGGGTGGATTGGCTGTGAATAACAATGCGGTCTCGGATCTTTCTCCTTTGTCGGGTTTACCCAGGCTGAAAAGGGTGCATGGTCGGGATTGCGATGTTTCGGATTTATCGCCTCTGGTGGAGAATGCGGGAATGCGTGGCGAAAACAGTTTGATTGATTTGAGGGATAATCCCCTGAGCGATGTTTCAATTAATAAGCATATTCCGGTGCTTCGGGAGAGAGGGGTCCGGGTGAGGGTGGATAACTGA
- a CDS encoding polysaccharide deacetylase family protein: MALTICPWKYNKTWVYSITYDEALVDLHQFAIPIHEEYGIPGHVEVVVGQLGETRNIGNSSYNGYRHMNADELKDLLARGWGIGNHSWSHELIQPDMVDLEIGRAKDVLEAAIDAPVDLYCAPGNNANMSDHVLKACRKHGYLGAMSLTDALNRPNTPLFWINRTALHEQYYAPFFSEYDPFRNIRHAQAQNGWIIDYCHCPLEKPIHPNKDCSHPQLRKRFETILTEGGDKVWCAVPEEVLFYHQTRRHTQIETISDTKTQKCYRLHLNNLSDRVTCRTLTLHADVPASWCRYPNVWINGHPHLAHLIEPRKLQITVTVTNGMELVFQDPGA; encoded by the coding sequence ATGGCCCTCACAATATGCCCCTGGAAATACAACAAAACCTGGGTCTATTCCATCACCTATGACGAAGCCCTTGTTGACCTGCACCAATTCGCAATCCCCATCCACGAAGAATACGGCATCCCGGGACATGTAGAAGTCGTCGTCGGGCAACTGGGCGAAACGCGCAACATAGGCAACTCCAGCTACAATGGCTATCGCCACATGAACGCCGACGAACTCAAAGACCTCCTCGCCCGGGGCTGGGGGATTGGCAATCACTCCTGGAGCCACGAACTCATACAACCCGACATGGTTGACCTGGAAATTGGCCGCGCAAAAGACGTACTCGAAGCCGCCATTGACGCACCCGTTGACCTCTACTGCGCGCCCGGCAACAACGCCAACATGTCGGACCACGTCCTCAAAGCCTGTCGCAAACACGGCTACCTCGGCGCAATGAGCCTGACCGACGCCCTCAACCGCCCGAACACCCCGCTCTTCTGGATCAATCGCACGGCATTGCACGAACAGTATTACGCCCCATTCTTCAGCGAATACGACCCATTTCGCAACATCCGCCACGCACAAGCGCAAAACGGCTGGATCATCGATTACTGCCATTGCCCATTGGAAAAACCCATACATCCCAACAAAGACTGCTCGCATCCGCAACTCAGAAAAAGATTTGAAACCATCCTCACAGAAGGCGGTGACAAAGTCTGGTGCGCCGTACCCGAAGAAGTACTCTTCTACCACCAGACCAGACGCCACACACAAATCGAAACAATATCCGACACAAAAACCCAAAAGTGCTACCGCCTCCACCTCAACAACCTGAGCGACCGCGTCACCTGCCGCACGCTCACCCTCCACGCCGATGTCCCCGCCTCCTGGTGTCGCTATCCCAACGTATGGATCAACGGACACCCCCACCTCGCACACCTGATAGAACCGAGAAAATTGCAAATCACGGTCACTGTCACAAACGGCATGGAACTCGTCTTTCAAGACCCGGGCGCCTGA